Genomic segment of Esox lucius isolate fEsoLuc1 chromosome 15, fEsoLuc1.pri, whole genome shotgun sequence:
AACCCATTATGCCCCACAAGTGCATTGATAAGGGTTATCTACAACTTTGTAAAAATTACacagaattataattaattGAGAATGTCTGGTGTACCGATGACGTGACTGTCATTAAAGAAAATACTAGGTATATGTCTAAAAGTGGGAGCTTTTAGTAGAGAGTATGAATATCAAAAACATGATGATCTGCTGTATGGTAACATATCAAAACACTAATGtgttctgattggctggttgTCTTGCCAGGCGGGCCTTTACTGTGGCTTTGAGGATGGCTGATTTGGCTCCTCCCCCTAACTCACGCCCCGCCCTCCTACTGGTCACCCTAATGGCCATGACCCTGGTGACCTCCGGCTACCCTCAGCCACACTTCCGCCCGGTACACAGGTATGACTAGGTAAAAACCAGGTGGAAGAAAGACGAGACACGCTCCATTAGGAATCACTCtggtttaatacattttaacagggaacACCCCTTCAACACAGAAGCAGATCAAATGTCTCCCTAGTCTTCACTTACCAGGCCCTTGTGTCCTAGTCACATACGTTCTGTCAACACATAACAATGGCCATAATACGAAGAGAATCAGCATGTGTCCGGAGCTGGAACCACAAATCAGATGCCAGTGCAATTAACGTATGACTGTCCAAAACAATCTAGCGACTATCAGCCCTGaccaaacagacaggcagaaataTGTGCATTTCAGGAAAGAGAAGCACTATAATATTTTAATAGCCAAAGTGAATAGGAAATTTATCACACATTAAGATTCCAGTCATTTGATGTCCCCAATCCTCTGTCCTTTTAAAAATGCTAAGGTCCTGTGGTTCCCTCTGAAAATGTGAGAGGTTAGCAAGGAGAGGATTTTGACAACCGAATTCCTTCCCttctgacattttgaaaaaggaggTGAGGTGAGGGTGGCAGAATGAGGACGTGAGAAACGAGTAAACAGTTTTGACATTCACAGAGACTGTTTCCACCCGTTCCTCGCCAAAAGGGTGTGCTTCTTTATCTGGAGAGATGCTGCATTCTATCTTTTTCGGTAGATATTTAAGGCAGATGACTGAAAGATAATCCATCAATGTTAGTGAGTTATGCTAATAGAAATGGCTCTTTTTATTAGAGAGATCTCTATGAGAGTGAGTTCTGTCCTTAAAATGGCTCTATGTTTATTAGAGAGATCTCTTTGCGAGTGAGTGGTTTATGATCTCCATTATATGGAAATAATGAGCTCTCTGTACTCCTGGTCTAGGGGCTCCTCTCCTGGTGATCCTGGAGACTCCGACGAGAGAGAGGATTGGGAGGTGCTCTACCCCTCCATCTCGCTTCGTAACTGGAACATGCAAATGATGTCAGCCCCAGACTTTGGTGCGGCCAAGAGCAAGGAAGATCTCCTGGGAGAGCAGTGGCTCCCAATGGTGGGCCAGTTGCAGATGGACGAGAACATGGAGAAGGACTGGCTGGGCGATTGGGCTCCGCAGGACTCCAACAATGAAGAGAAGAGGAATATTGTGGTGGCGGATGATGCAGCATTCAGAGAAAAAAGTAAGCTGCTCACAGCAATGGAGAGACAAAAGTGGCTCAACTCATACATGCAGAAACTATTGGTTGTTAACTCCCAGTAGCAAGATGACTGCTAATTCTATAAACACcctgattaaaatgttaatatggaacccaatttgaaattgaaattgaatAAACCCTGATTTAAATTAGCATTAGAGTCATCAGACCATTGTTTCATGTTTGAGTGACTACACCGAATACGGAACATCAGTTGGCACATCACATGCATATGTTTATATGGCTTTTTAGCTGGAGTTCCATTTGTCATCGGCATTATTGATATGTTGAGATGTATCCACTGATATACTGCCTTTGAGGTGATTTGAACCTACAATAGATATTGTGGGTGTACCGTGGGAAgatttgttcatgttgatgAGTGTAACTGTGAAATAAAGCACATTCTAATTACTGTTaatgattgttttcttttgtgtgaCGTCCCAATCACAGGAACCTTGCCTTAAACAGGGGCCTCTTCAACTGTGCTCAAAAACGGGCAAGGACTTGTACCCTGGCCTGAGCTTCAATCTGTAGGGCGATAACAAAAAACTATATTGTTAGTATGTTTGTATGCCTGGgtacttgtgtgttttggggggggcAAAAAACCTGGGACTACAGATTACTATCTATTTCTCCAACACGAGTTATGATCATCTTAAAATTAGATATTTTAACGAACTTATGACTGAGAAAATAAATGGGTTAAATCCAACGGCCTAACCCAATTACTATAGGAAACTGGGCCGATCATTTGGTGATGTGACAGACCTCTGATTCAGAAGTTCTCcactctctccttatctctttATTGTCTTCCTTTCTCACTCTGTTAcactctctttgtctctctcttctttctttctctcttttactcACTTCTCCCTTTCACCCAGGTGGGCTCTCTCTTCCTTATcatttctcttcctctcacccCACGATGTTTGCCATCATGTTTTACATGTGCTCCTAACAAGAGGAGGCGGAAGTGTAGCTTACATAGGCTATAATTTGCAGAGAGCTGTCATTCAGTGACGATGAGCCTGCCTTGTAAATGTGTGCCTTTACGCGtttctatgtatgtgtgtgatgtgAGCACTGAGCGCGTGCGGGAGCAcattgatttgtgtgtgtgtgtgtgtgtgtgtgaatgtatgtcTAGGGCTTTCACTTTAAAAACCTTCAATTTGGACCTCGTGTTTCACTTCCTTATTGTTCTCATTGGGGGGAAATGGCTGTAGGATCAGCCCTCAGCTAGATAACCAGAGACCTGGCCTGGCTCCTCTGTGATGGATGAGCGGCCACAGACTTCCAGAGGCCGTTATTTATCAGCCGGCTCAGCGGTGCTACCTGGCAGACTCACCCAATCAGCAGACGCTAGATTGCTTTCTGCAAACCACTGATTCCCACCTCCACTGATGCCGCCACACTAATACCCCATCATCTCTCCTATATCTCTCTTGTTGCGCTAGTCCGTTCTCTGTCCGGTCCGTGCCGCCATACAGAGAGCACAAGTCACCTCTATCGCAGGGCCAATGCAGCCAAACACTGATTTACAGAGAAGAGTGAGAGTTGTGCATTTTGCTTGGCACCGTGTAGCCTGGGTCCAGAGCCTGTTGGGACGTGATGAAGATTGAGGAAGGTCTATGGTGTGTAAATGCATGCAGGTATATGTACATGGGAGGCAGAATCAGATTAAGAGTGGTGGTCCCCATGAAATTCCAATTTGGAGGCAGTCAGCGGTGCATGCCATCGCTATTATGTATTGTTATGAGGTAATCCATCACAGATAGCAGACGCATTATAATACCAGGATCAGACCGTTGGAAATATTCAGCTTCTTCGACTGGAATGGCAAATAAACACTGTGTAGAAGTACCTCAGTTTAACATGCATTTGGTTCTTGCGAGTGTTTGTTTGAGAGATGAGTATTTCAGATTTTATGGCACAGATTATGCATGCTTTATGGTTTTCATGGTAGTCTTTTAGGTTTAGTTTATGgcatttgtatgtatttatactATCAAGTATTAATAAAAATCACTAGGTGTTATTGGATTTGCACAAATCCAGTTACTGGAGATAAAATCCAGCAGGTGCAGTGGCTCTCAATGGTATTCACcgcccttggacttttccacattttattgtgttgaaatatgaaatcaaaatgaatttAAGTTGAAGCTTTTGCCtatgatcaacacaaaaagttATTATTTATACGTGACATGGgtggttgcttagggcccctgactgcTAGGGGGCCCCAGACCGCTAATGAACCCCAGACTACTAGGGGAGAGGGagcccccaaatcaaattttgcttaggtccCCCAAAAGGCGAGGACCGGCACTACATCTGGACAAGGCAATTTCTGCCTATTtctctttgcaaaattgctcaagctctgtcTAGATGGATGGGGTTCTTCAGTGAAAAGCAATTTTGATGCCGCtaccacaatgcttcacagtagggacgGTGTCCTGAGGATGATGTGTGGTGCTAGGCGTACGCCaaacacacagctctggaaaaaataaagagaccactgctcctttttcttttctttccaaaacaggaatgttttgagtgaggaacagaaacattcaaattgcagtggtctctaaatttgaatgcttctgttcctcactcaaaaccttccattccaactttttttggaaaggaaagaaaaaggtgcagtggtctcttaattttatccagAGCTGTAGTGCTTAGTGTTGAGGCCAAAAGTTCTATCAGGGCCCCATTTCGTATAAGGGGGAGCCCTGCCTTCTGGCTAACTCTAGTCGAGAAtattaatgtgttgttttatatttttttactcaccCATGAAAGCCTTTTGTGAGCATCCAGGCTATTGTTGCAGTGTGCACAGTGTTTCCCAGCTCAGCCGTTTAAGTATGTAACTCCTTTAGAttcatttagaaacattttcagattttattttccttttgacaTTTAGACTTTTTGTGTTGCTCAGTggcacaaaacaacaaaactcattttgatttcatgttgtaacttAATAACAATTATGAAAAGGGATCTTCTTGggtaaaaagtatattttaggcaattttttactgttaaatttattttaaacaccCACAGGGTACAGACACTTCCTTTGAAAATCTATACCCgatcactgcttttccttccttggaccacttttgataggtactgaccacagcagaccgggaacaccacaagggctgcagttttggagatgatctgttacacaatttggcccttgtcaaagtcgctcagatcctgagtcaaatataattttatttagcaaaataaTTTCTCAAAATTCTTTGCAAACCACTGTAAACTGAaggtttctgttcctcactcaaaactttccttttcaacttttttggaaacgacAGAAAAAGGTTtaggggtctcttaatttcttccagagctctatatatacagtatctcatagaagtgagtacacccctcacatttttgtaaatacttgattatagctggcaacaaaagtgagtacacccataagtgaaaatgtccaaattgggcccaaagtgtcaatattttgtgtggccaccatcattttccagcactgccttaaccctcttgggcatggagttcaccagagcttcacaggttgccactggagtcctcttccactcctccatgacaaaatcacggagctggtggatgttagagaccttgtgctcctccaccttccgtttgaggctgccccacagatgctcaataggctTTAGgcctggagacatgcttggccagtcgttcacctttaccctcagcttctttagcaagacagtggtcatcttggaggtgtttttggggtcgttatcatgttgaaaTACTGTCCTGCGGCCCAGTTTCTGCTTCAGAATGTCACAGtatatgttggcattcatggttccctcaatgaactgttgcTCCCCAGgtccggcagcactcatgcagccccagaccatgacactcccaccaccatgcttgacagtaggcaagacacactcgtctttgtactcctcacctggttgccgccacacatgcttgacaccatctgaaccaaataagtttatcttggtcttatcagaccacaggacataccataccatcttcttccgcttcatccggggccgggtcgcgggggcagcagtctaagcagggatgcccagacttccctctccccagacacttcctctagctcttccggggggacaccgaggcgttcccaggccagccgggagacatagtccctccagcgtgtcctgggtcttccccggggtctcctcccggtgggacgggaccggaacaccttcccaggaaggcgttccggaggcatccgaaaaagatgcccaagccacctcagctgacccctctcgatgtggaggagcagcggctctactctgatctcctcccgggtgaccgagcttctcaccctatctctaagggatcgcccggccaccctgcggagaaagctcatttcggccgcctgtatccgggatcttgtcctttcggtcatgacccaaagctcattaccataggtgagagtaggaacgtagattgactggtaaatcgagagcttcgccttgcggctcagctctttcttcaccacgacagaccgatacatcgactgcattactgcagaagctgcaccgatccgtctgtcaatctcccgttccatccttccctcactcgtgaacaagacccctagatacttaaactcctccacttgaggcaggcactctccaccccccttaatgatgaccccccttaatgatgaacaacattatgagtaccgtgacgtcgcacggtatggcgcagccggggccccaccctggagccaggcccggggttggggctcgtatgtgagcgcctggtggccgggccttcccccatggggcccggccgggctcagcccgaacgggcgacgtggggccgccctcccgtgggctcaccacccacaggagggaccataagtggaagtttctcacaaaaaaaagaagaaagccATTAACAGAATAACAAAGTAGAATTTACAGAAAAAGTGAGTTGGGATTCATGAAAGAGCCAACCCATTGGGCTGCTTAAGTCAGTGATGGAACTCAAGAGGTTTTGGCCCTagccagcagctccagcagaaTTCAGTTTCAGGTCCAGAATGTGCCATTCAACTGGGGATGACTTCATGTTCCCAGGTTTTACTGAGTTTGTTGGGCATTACAAACAATTACACCCAGTACTCTGAGACCTTGCTGTTACAGTATCAGCCATTGGTCaattttcctttcttttaacAATTTAAGTACATAGAAAATAACAGATGAATTAGACAATGATAAAGGTATTAACAGTGTCATGTTAATAGCAATTAAATAGTTAAGGTAGAGGTTCAGGTGTCAGGGTCTGTGTACCTATAGTTAAGGTAGAGGTTGTCAGGGTCTTTGTATCTATAGTTAAGGTAGAGGTTGTCAGGGTCTGTGTACCTATAGTTAAGGTAAAGGTTGTCAGGGTCTGTGTACCTATAGTTAAGGTAAAGGTTGTCAGGGTCTGTGTATCTATAGTTAAGGTAAAGGTTGTCAGGGTCTATGTACCTATGGTTAAGGTAGAGGTTGTCAGGGTCTGTGTACCTATAGTTAAGGTAAAGGTTGTCAGGGTCTGTGTACCTATAGTTAAGGTAAAGGTTGTCAGGGTGTGTGTAGCTATAGTTAAGGTAGAGGTTGTCAGGGTCTGTGTAGCTATAGTTAAGGTAGAGGTTGTCAGGGTCTGTGTACCTATAGTTAAGGTAGAGGTTGTCAGGGTCTGTGTACCTATAGTTAAGGTAGAGGTTGTCAGGGTCTGTGTACCTATAGTTAAGGTAGAGGTTGTCAGGGTCTGTGTACCTATAGTTAAGGTAGAGGTTGTCAGGGTCTGTGTACCTATAGTTAAGGTAGAGGTTGTCATGGTCTATGTAGCTGTAGTTAAGGTAGAGGTTGTCAGGGTCTGTGTACCTATAGTTAAGGTAGAGGTTGTCAGGGTCTGTGTACCTATAGTTAAGGTAGAGGTTGTCAGGGTCTGTGTACCTATAGTTAAGGTAGAGGTTGTCATGGTCTATGTAGCTGTAGTTAAGGTAGAGGTTGTCAGGGTCTGTGTACCTATAGTTAAGGTAGAGGTTGTCAGGGTCTGTGTACCTATAGTTAAGGTAGAGGTTGTCAGGGTCTGTGTACCTATAGTTAAGGTAGAGGTTGTCATGGTCTATGTAGCTGTAGTTAAGGTAGAGGTTGTCAGGGTCTGTGTACCTATAGTTAAGGTAGAGGTTGTCAGGGTCTGTGTACCTATAGTTAAGGTAGAGGTTGTCATGGTCTATGTAGCTGTAGTTAAGGTAGAGGTTGTCAGGGTCTGTGTACCTATAGTTAAGGTAGAGGTTGTCAGGGTCTGTGTACCTATAGTTAAGGTAGAGGTTGTCATGGTCTATGTAGCTGTAGTTAAGGTAGAGGTTGTCAGGGTCTGTGTGACAGGGATTCTTTGTCCTTCAAGACCCGGTGTAGAGGTCTCGGATGACAGGACGCTTGGCCCTAGTGATGAAGTCTGTCGTTTGCTCTGTCCTCGGAAGCGCCTTGAGGTTGAGGGCAGGACAGTTGCCACTGCAAAAATACAGCCAATCAAGTTGGTTTTGATGGTTCAGGTGTTGTTACTGTTTTGAAAACGAGGTTGATGCTAAATCTTTATAGACTCCTAAGAGGGAAGGGGCTCCGGTGGGCGGACTGTTAAATCTGTTGGTGATGTGAATACCAAGGAACTTGAAACTctatgtcaggtcctggctgggagCCTCTAGGCACCTATATGCGCcaggggccacagtcaggacctgagCAAAGAGGAGCCTTTAGGCATCTCTCCACTGCGGTTTTGGTTGTCCCAATTTAGAGGcagttgcctctaattggggaccctatttaagttgcccatTTGAACCTTTCATTTGTGGATCACTGTTTGCACCAGCTGTGTTTGTGGATTATTGTGGCAGTTTACAGTTTGCCTCTccctttgttgttttctgttcaagTTTATGAAGAACATTTAAAGGATGATTCCCTTaaactctgcgcctgtgtcctgcctcctaaaCTATGACACTCCACCGAAGAgaatcgggcggcagtcgaaggcaggggcctaggcaacccgatctctggacacggaaaccacaggacatggttcccaTAATCCaagtccttagtctgcttgtcttcagcaaactgtttgtgggctttcttgtgcatcatcttcagaagaggcttccttctggtacgacagccatgcagaccaatttgatgcagtgtgctgcgtatggtctgagcactgacaggctgaccccccaccccttcaacctctgcagcaatgctggcagcactcatacgtctatttcccataGACAACCTCGGGATATGATGCccgagcacgtgcactcaatttctttggtcgaccatggtgaggcctgttctgagtggaacttgtcctgttaaaccgctgtatggacTTGGCCACCATTCTACAGCTcaatttcagggtcttggcaatcttcttatagcctaggccatctttatatagagcaacaataattattttcagatcctcagatttttttcagatcctctttgccatgaggtgccatgttgaacttccagtgaccagtacgagggagtgtgagagtgataacaccaaatgtaacacacctgctccccattcacacctgagaccttgtaacactaacgagtcacatgacaccggggagggaaaatgactaattgggcccaatttggacattttcactcatgggtgtactcactttaggttaagacattaatggctgtgttgtgttattttgaggggacagcaaatgtacactgttatacaagctgtacactcactactttacattgtaacaaagtgtcatttcttcagtgttgtcacataaaaagatgtactcaaacatttacagaaatgtgaggggtgtactcacttttgtgagatactgtatgtaactCAGGGGTGGGGAAAGACATCCCGCTCCTCACATCTTCCCTAGGGGTCCTTTAAGCCTTCCCCTGACCAGGCCATTTGGCAGCCCCGGGCCGAGCAGTTGTCCCTGGGGTTTAGATCCGATTTCTTGAGATTGCATAGACATAACTACCTTGTCCAGGTGCCAAATGTAAGCCTATAAATTCCTATTTAGGGAAGTCAAACGTCACTTAGCTTCTGAAAGTCATATTGTTACCTCACACAGAAAGTCAGCAGTGTTTTTACTTTAATTGAGATTGCAAatgaagagatcagatgtgcagTTTTTTTTCAACACTCTTTCATTATAAGGCTAACCACTGCATCTTGTGTAAAATACGTGATTATATATCTGACCAAATCCAAAATGACTGACTGTCAATCTAAAGAAAATATCCTTATGATGCATAATACATATAGTACTATATAAATCAAATGTGCTACTCTCTCATAATGGTGACCTTACATAGGTTTATTGCAACATTGTGTCTAGCAGCCATGGCAATGACCTTGGGACAGTTATTTGTTTAAAGGAGAAGAGTTCATGAGCCTATGTTGATGATGTTGATTCTATAGACATTGCAACACAAGCTTTTTTAAAGTCtgatacacaacacacaaaaaaaactgtgaatATCAGCAAGGACAAGCAAAAATTGCAATTTTCCTGAGTAGGAATCTTTGAAAACGTCTTTACCATGAAAGATATCCCCATGTTTAGGAGGAGTGAGGTTACAGGGTAATTGGTGATCATGTGGTGGAGGAAGAAAATGATTGGCAgatgtaattcattttcatcatttgttgttgttttcaattattttggTGCTAAATAGTTTGTGTTGATTCTGCTGTTGGTTGTAAAAGTTTCAAGGTTGAGTTTAGAATACAGGGTCTGGTTTGGGTCTGGTTTGAGCTGTCAGTAGAGTGAACTTACATAAGcctattgcaaaatgttttcaagtgTGTGGTATCTGTTTTAACGACCTTGGGACAGTTGTTTGCTCAAGGGAGTAGAGTtcatcagtttatttttcatcagTCTATGTTTATACTGTAGATATTGTATCCCAAGCGTTCACAAGTTTGATATATTCAAGTACATTTTAGGTCAGACTCTGCCTCATCGCTGATATTTTGGATCAGATTTGTCGACATTGAATCCCAGACATGGAATCCCATTGAATCCCATTTTAAACAAAGATGCCCAGATTCTTTCAGTCTTGGAATTTCATATTTCTGGTCTGAACTGTTGGTTTCTGAGATAACTTtgattacaaacacacagacagtataaTATTTACATACTTGTGGGCTTGTTTAGGTCAGAAGAAAGCAAATCTGCTAAAGGAGAGGCAGATAGACGCTGTTCCAAAGCATGTGTGAACATCGGTGCAGCTGCCTATCCACAATGGATGAAACTCAAGGAGCAGAATGGATTAAACTGCGACGCTGATGTGTAATTATGTCATTTTAGTACATAATTAAAAGAATGGCATGAAAACTCAACTGGTCAGATGAAGACatattttttagatgagctgaataaaataaacagataaCGTGTGGGGTTTCAAGAGTAAACTGACGCAACACCAGCAATAGCCAAGATTTCTGGGAACAGGATGAGGAAATACTTCCTGCTCTTGAAAGTTATGTATTTCAGCTTTAACCTAAATAATCTAACATGTATTCCTAAATTCAATTTAGCCCTAATGCCTGTTCCTAAACCTAAGCCATAATGCGAAAACATAAAAGCAGTCACAATTCACACTAAAAAATCACTAACCTAAATTATAAGTTTGACGCTTAACTAAACACATAGGCGAGAAATTTACTTGGCCGTCGTGGGGACCGCGAAAAGTTTCTAATAAGATCACATCTTTCATGTTTTAATATAGTTGTGAGGACTTCTGATCCTAATTCCA
This window contains:
- the LOC117595611 gene encoding uncharacterized protein LOC117595611, which codes for MVKVEVVRVCVPIVKVKVVRVCVPIVKVKVVRVCVAIVKVEVVRVCVAIVKVEVVRVCVPIVKVEVVRVCVPIVKVEVVRVCVPIVKVEVVRVCVPIVKVEVVRVCVPIVKVEVVMVYVAVVKVEVVRVCVPIVKVEVVRVCVPIVKVEVVRVCVPIVKVEVVMVYVAVVKVEVVRVCVPIVKVEVVRVCVPIVKVEVVRVCVPIVKVEVVMVYVAVVKVEVVRVCVPIVKVEVVRVCVPIVKVEVVMVYVAVVKVEVVRVCVPIVKVEVVRVCVPIVKVEVVRVCVTGILCPSRPGVEVSDDRTLGPSDEVCRLLCPRKRLEVEGRTVATAKIQPIKLVLMVQVLLLF
- the pth2 gene encoding tuberoinfundibular peptide of 39 residues translates to MAENLSNLKTETHGKRRFLTIKNGRQGATHHQTRAFTVALRMADLAPPPNSRPALLLVTLMAMTLVTSGYPQPHFRPVHRGSSPGDPGDSDEREDWEVLYPSISLRNWNMQMMSAPDFGAAKSKEDLLGEQWLPMVGQLQMDENMEKDWLGDWAPQDSNNEEKRNIVVADDAAFREKSKLLTAMERQKWLNSYMQKLLVVNSQ